In Chitinophaga varians, the following are encoded in one genomic region:
- a CDS encoding helix-turn-helix domain-containing protein, which produces MQKSKDFKIRKYNNQIKKYPNSSVYRPLQPAIHAERDNASYQERLPSLPLAPYICCYWQLASQPSLLHPFVYRVVADGCIDIFFHTQQPQDIYVMGFSTTYTEFPLDVPFNYIGVRFMPAAFPLLFGVNAAALTNRFEHLRDVVPALALALAQQTAGLDNLQALQPVLNHYFEKILAGLSADADSRLLEAMDLILRTGGNIRLETELHSGVSPRHLRRLFDFYIGESPKTFSKVVRFQQLLHAIPTADSLRADKMFYDAGYYDQAHFIKEFKAMYGLSPTVALR; this is translated from the coding sequence ATTCAAAAATCAAAAGATTTCAAAATCCGTAAATACAATAACCAAATAAAAAAGTATCCAAATAGCTCAGTATACCGGCCGCTGCAACCGGCCATCCACGCGGAGCGTGACAACGCCTCCTACCAGGAGCGCCTGCCATCGCTTCCGCTGGCCCCGTATATCTGTTGTTACTGGCAGCTGGCTTCGCAGCCCTCACTGTTACACCCTTTTGTGTACCGCGTGGTGGCCGACGGCTGCATAGATATTTTCTTCCATACCCAGCAGCCACAGGACATCTATGTGATGGGCTTCTCCACCACCTATACCGAATTTCCGCTGGACGTTCCTTTCAATTATATCGGCGTCCGTTTTATGCCGGCAGCGTTCCCGCTGCTTTTTGGCGTGAATGCGGCAGCGCTGACCAACCGTTTTGAACACCTCCGTGACGTGGTGCCGGCGTTGGCCCTAGCACTGGCGCAACAAACGGCCGGCCTTGACAACCTGCAAGCGCTGCAACCGGTACTCAACCATTATTTTGAAAAAATACTGGCTGGTCTTTCAGCAGATGCGGACAGCAGGCTGCTTGAGGCCATGGACCTTATTTTACGGACCGGTGGCAATATCCGGCTGGAAACGGAGCTCCATAGCGGTGTTAGCCCGCGGCACCTCCGGCGGCTGTTTGATTTTTATATCGGGGAATCACCTAAAACTTTCAGTAAGGTGGTACGCTTTCAGCAACTGTTGCACGCCATACCTACGGCCGACAGCCTGCGGGCAGACAAAATGTTTTACGATGCCGGCTACTACGATCAGGCACATTTTATCAAAGAGTTCAAAGCCATGTACGGCCTGTCTCCCACTGTGGCGCTACGCTGA
- a CDS encoding RNA polymerase sigma factor: MQELEDIQLLHQLREGDEHAFTTIYKRYWKLLFSVAANKLDNLEEAEELVQDIFSDLWDRRETLALTGALPAYLAVATKYRVINLQARKKRAKAYSSYARENISPEDHSTEQWLRFEDLKGLLSGLVAALPERCRLTYQLSREMGLSHKEIAQRMNISEKAVEHNLARAVKTLKSGLKHLSALFFTVLP, encoded by the coding sequence ATGCAGGAACTGGAAGACATACAACTGTTGCACCAACTCCGGGAAGGAGATGAACATGCTTTCACCACGATCTACAAGCGTTACTGGAAACTGCTGTTTAGCGTAGCTGCCAATAAGCTGGATAATCTGGAAGAAGCGGAAGAACTGGTGCAGGATATTTTTTCAGACCTGTGGGACCGTCGGGAGACGCTTGCGCTGACAGGTGCGCTGCCAGCTTATCTGGCCGTTGCCACCAAATACCGTGTCATCAATCTTCAGGCACGAAAAAAAAGGGCAAAGGCTTATTCTTCCTATGCGCGGGAAAACATATCGCCCGAAGACCATTCTACTGAACAATGGCTCCGTTTTGAAGACCTCAAAGGCCTGCTCTCCGGTCTGGTGGCGGCTTTGCCCGAACGTTGCCGGCTCACGTACCAGTTGAGCCGCGAAATGGGCCTCTCCCATAAGGAAATCGCTCAACGGATGAATATCTCCGAAAAGGCCGTGGAGCATAATCTCGCCCGGGCCGTAAAAACGTTGAAGTCCGGTTTAAAACACCTCTCCGCATTATTTTTCACGGTATTGCCCTGA
- a CDS encoding dihydrodipicolinate synthase family protein: MNKHTFSGIIAYPITPFDKQERVDIPLFKKLLERLVQSGSHGIAPLGSTGVMPYLTDEEKEAVTEAALQQVKRRVPVIVGVSNLTTERTIYHAQFAEKAGADAVMIIPMSYWKLTDDEVFRHYEKVASSISVPVMAYNNPATSGIDMSPALLKRLLKIPNVTMIKESTGDVQRMHYLRRELGEDVAFYNGSNPLALAAFGAGATGWCTAAPNLIPDLNHQLYEAVQANDAARARTVFYQQFDLLRFIVAKGLPKAVQAGLKIQGIDAGYLRSPLCELDAQEYVELEKILPAVEALD; this comes from the coding sequence ATGAACAAGCATACCTTTAGCGGGATCATAGCCTATCCCATCACACCATTTGACAAACAGGAAAGGGTAGATATCCCGTTGTTTAAAAAACTGCTGGAACGCCTTGTCCAGTCAGGCTCCCACGGCATAGCGCCTTTAGGCAGCACAGGAGTAATGCCTTATCTCACCGACGAAGAAAAGGAAGCGGTTACCGAAGCCGCGCTACAACAGGTTAAAAGACGTGTGCCCGTTATCGTAGGCGTGTCCAACCTGACGACGGAACGGACCATCTACCACGCGCAGTTTGCCGAAAAAGCCGGCGCCGATGCCGTCATGATCATCCCGATGAGTTATTGGAAACTGACAGACGACGAGGTTTTCCGTCACTATGAAAAAGTGGCGTCCAGTATATCCGTTCCCGTTATGGCATACAACAACCCGGCAACAAGTGGCATCGATATGTCGCCCGCACTGCTGAAGCGGCTGTTGAAAATACCTAACGTGACCATGATCAAGGAAAGCACCGGCGATGTGCAGCGCATGCACTACCTGCGCCGTGAGCTGGGCGAAGACGTTGCCTTTTACAATGGCTCCAATCCCCTCGCCCTGGCGGCTTTCGGGGCCGGCGCCACCGGATGGTGCACCGCCGCGCCTAACCTCATCCCCGATCTGAACCACCAGCTGTATGAAGCAGTGCAGGCTAACGATGCAGCCCGGGCAAGGACCGTGTTCTATCAACAGTTCGACCTGCTGCGTTTCATCGTGGCCAAAGGACTGCCTAAAGCGGTCCAGGCCGGACTGAAGATACAAGGGATCGACGCCGGCTATCTCAGAAGCCCGCTCTGTGAACTGGATGCGCAGGAATATGTGGAACTGGAGAAGATCCTTCCGGCGGTGGAAGCGTTGGACTAA
- a CDS encoding lipase family protein: protein MELQETISALGIVPAHVKTAVLLSAIAYSTHVKADLDKHLPGWSLLWEGYETVDGNFGFIAADPTGELYGLAFRGSLPPSGIFKNWDAFANWILEDLDVISMATWHYTTYGMASISAGANRAFNNVASMKDRLRSGSSGIYNFLKTRVVSQNKRLIITGHSLGGNIANVYTSYFVTALQREGIRYDGTYLFTFAAPAAGDMAFATDLDNKVPNAWHYENVNDVIPKFPVVSTMIMASLLYVPSPSSEDIMIIYDGYQMSLRDGYLLLTGLLYSLGYMQQALHYVLFNTYLDTRYLHNTLTDYFNQLGAQHALAKYAGYLGVEVDAALLARSSMI from the coding sequence ATGGAATTACAAGAAACTATTTCAGCGTTGGGCATTGTGCCTGCACATGTCAAAACCGCGGTGTTATTATCCGCTATCGCCTACAGTACACATGTCAAAGCCGATCTGGACAAACATCTGCCTGGCTGGAGCCTGCTCTGGGAGGGTTATGAAACTGTGGACGGTAATTTTGGTTTTATTGCCGCAGATCCTACCGGAGAGTTATATGGACTGGCTTTCAGAGGCTCGTTGCCACCCTCCGGTATTTTTAAAAACTGGGATGCTTTTGCCAACTGGATACTGGAAGATCTGGACGTGATCTCCATGGCCACCTGGCATTATACGACTTATGGTATGGCCAGCATCAGTGCTGGTGCCAACAGGGCGTTTAACAATGTGGCCAGCATGAAAGACAGGCTCCGCTCCGGTTCTTCCGGTATCTACAATTTTTTGAAGACGCGGGTTGTATCGCAGAACAAAAGGCTGATCATCACCGGGCATAGCCTGGGAGGTAACATCGCCAATGTGTATACCTCTTATTTTGTGACAGCCCTTCAGCGCGAAGGCATTCGTTATGACGGCACTTACCTGTTCACCTTTGCTGCGCCGGCAGCAGGGGATATGGCCTTTGCCACAGACCTTGACAATAAAGTGCCCAATGCCTGGCACTACGAAAATGTGAACGATGTGATCCCCAAATTTCCCGTCGTGTCTACCATGATCATGGCTTCCTTGTTGTATGTTCCGTCTCCTTCATCGGAAGATATCATGATTATCTACGATGGTTACCAGATGAGCCTGCGCGATGGTTACCTGTTGCTGACCGGGCTGTTGTACAGCCTGGGCTATATGCAGCAGGCGCTGCATTATGTACTGTTCAACACTTATTTAGACACCCGGTACCTGCATAACACGCTGACTGATTATTTTAACCAGTTGGGCGCACAACATGCGCTGGCGAAATACGCCGGCTATCTGGGCGTTGAGGTGGATGCTGCATTGCTGGCGCGCAGTAGCATGATATAA
- a CDS encoding exo-beta-N-acetylmuramidase NamZ domain-containing protein, producing the protein MQFVFRVFFLLLLAGGVAVGATPAKPVVTGAEQTSLYVPYLKGKRVGMVVNPTAVIGGHSLVDSLLRLGVKITRIFGPEHGFRGNASNGAHVADEVDSATGIPVISLYGARKMPPPQDMAAIDVMIFDIQDVGCRFYTNINTLRDIMDACAAAGKELIILDRPNPNDYVDGPVLDMKLKSGIGQFPIPITHGLTVGEFAQMVNGEGWLKDKQRCKLKIIRLKNYRHGMDYTLPVSPSPNLNTQQSILLYPSLCLFEGTIISQGRGTYMPFTVLGSPALKGQYEFSFTPESIPGKSESPLHMGQACYGLDLRKFDTAPLRKAGRINLSWMIELYKAYPDKARFFDQSYSKQMGSIDKLAGTTAFRQQIIDGKSEADIRRSWEPGLSNYKKMRLRYLLYP; encoded by the coding sequence ATGCAATTTGTATTCCGCGTATTCTTTTTGTTGTTATTGGCGGGTGGGGTGGCAGTTGGCGCCACGCCTGCAAAGCCGGTTGTTACCGGCGCAGAACAAACCAGCCTGTATGTGCCTTACCTGAAAGGCAAAAGGGTTGGGATGGTAGTGAATCCTACAGCCGTTATTGGCGGGCATTCGCTGGTAGACAGCCTGTTGAGGCTGGGGGTGAAGATCACCCGTATTTTTGGCCCGGAGCATGGCTTCCGGGGCAATGCCAGCAATGGCGCCCATGTGGCCGATGAAGTTGATTCCGCTACCGGTATCCCGGTCATTTCCCTGTATGGCGCCCGCAAGATGCCACCGCCGCAGGACATGGCGGCTATCGATGTAATGATCTTCGATATACAGGACGTAGGTTGCCGGTTTTACACCAACATCAATACGTTGCGTGATATCATGGATGCCTGTGCAGCAGCGGGGAAGGAGCTGATCATACTGGACCGTCCCAATCCCAACGATTATGTGGACGGCCCTGTTTTGGATATGAAGCTGAAGTCCGGTATCGGCCAGTTTCCCATTCCCATTACGCACGGGCTGACGGTGGGTGAATTTGCGCAGATGGTGAATGGTGAAGGATGGCTGAAAGATAAACAGCGCTGCAAACTGAAGATCATCCGGCTAAAGAATTACAGGCACGGTATGGACTATACGTTGCCTGTAAGTCCTTCTCCCAACCTGAACACACAACAATCGATCTTGTTGTATCCGTCCCTTTGTTTGTTTGAAGGAACGATTATCAGCCAGGGCAGAGGCACTTATATGCCTTTTACTGTACTGGGAAGCCCGGCGCTGAAAGGGCAATATGAATTTTCCTTTACGCCGGAAAGCATTCCCGGTAAGTCTGAATCGCCTTTGCATATGGGGCAGGCCTGCTATGGGCTGGACCTGCGCAAGTTTGATACGGCGCCTTTGCGTAAGGCGGGCAGGATCAATCTCAGCTGGATGATTGAGCTGTATAAAGCTTATCCTGATAAGGCCAGGTTCTTTGACCAGTCTTACAGTAAACAGATGGGCAGCATCGATAAGCTGGCCGGTACCACTGCTTTCCGTCAGCAGATCATCGATGGTAAAAGCGAAGCGGACATCCGCCGCAGCTGGGAGCCGGGGCTCAGCAACTATAAAAAGATGCGTCTCCGTTATTTGTTGTATCCCTGA
- a CDS encoding cupin domain-containing protein: protein MEKVKQPATFSSNDFHRTYARPQYVKPAKLLHKNVEQAGEHDQFSAERKHPVFFVDLPTRNVSMTIGGLLPGQLTNRHRHTYETVLYVLEGKGYTEVEDERVEWQAGDAVYIPSWAWHRHQNLSDNEPARYIACENAPQLQNLGVALREEEGRDL, encoded by the coding sequence ATGGAAAAGGTAAAACAACCGGCAACATTTTCTTCCAACGATTTTCACCGCACCTATGCACGCCCGCAGTATGTGAAACCTGCAAAGCTGCTGCATAAGAACGTAGAGCAGGCAGGCGAACATGACCAGTTTTCTGCAGAGCGAAAACACCCGGTGTTCTTCGTGGACCTGCCTACCCGCAATGTAAGCATGACCATCGGCGGACTGTTGCCGGGGCAGCTGACCAACCGTCACCGTCACACCTATGAAACCGTGCTGTACGTACTGGAAGGCAAAGGATACACAGAAGTGGAAGATGAAAGAGTGGAATGGCAGGCCGGCGATGCGGTATATATTCCCAGCTGGGCATGGCATCGTCATCAGAACCTGAGCGATAATGAACCTGCCCGTTACATCGCCTGTGAAAACGCGCCACAGCTGCAAAACCTCGGCGTGGCACTCCGGGAAGAAGAAGGCAGAGACCTCTGA
- a CDS encoding SRPBCC family protein — protein MKKRWHMALGILLLLSFQTKAQTIKPTTMALPAQTLSITVLRPADDVYAFLSAPANFASWAEGFGSRLKETDTPGTWHFIMANGKNATAKFTAPNPFRIADHYVYPGNGQEVYVPMRVLDNGPDSEVLFTLFRQPDMTDQMLANDKAAVLRDLGNLKKVLEQR, from the coding sequence ATGAAAAAGAGATGGCATATGGCTTTGGGCATCCTGCTGCTGCTTTCCTTTCAGACAAAGGCACAAACCATAAAACCGACAACCATGGCATTACCTGCACAAACATTAAGCATCACTGTGCTTCGTCCGGCAGACGACGTGTATGCGTTCCTGTCAGCACCCGCCAACTTCGCCTCCTGGGCTGAAGGCTTCGGCTCCCGGCTGAAAGAAACAGATACGCCCGGCACCTGGCATTTTATAATGGCCAATGGCAAAAACGCCACCGCTAAGTTCACGGCGCCTAATCCGTTCCGCATCGCAGACCACTATGTTTATCCCGGCAACGGGCAGGAGGTATATGTGCCCATGCGCGTGTTGGACAACGGGCCAGACAGTGAAGTGCTGTTCACGCTGTTCAGGCAACCGGACATGACCGACCAGATGCTGGCGAATGATAAAGCAGCGGTGCTCAGGGACCTTGGCAACTTAAAAAAGGTGCTCGAACAACGATAA
- a CDS encoding PLP-dependent aminotransferase family protein — MLRPWKTILTLDFDDPHLSVYRQIADGIVTEIKKGRLKPGTPLPGTRILAADLGVNRKTVVLAYEELTAEGWLETADKSGTFVSAELPDRKGQGTKKGASFTFNRHERLAPVPQEVAANLIVFNDGWPDVRLAPLDELAKAYKRIFQQKARWRMLGYGHEQGDERLRAAVAAMLSFKRGMNTDPQQICITRGSQMALYLIAQTLLQPGDVVAIESPGYLPARQTFVNAGAHMVHIPVDEKGLVTDILEQVCRTTTLKAVYVTPHHQFPTAVSMKVERRLKLLELSNRYGFAIIEDDYDHEFHFSAKSLLPLASHEGAGNVIYISSLSKLVAPAVRIGYVTGPPAFVAALAQLRRLIDRQGDPIMELAVAGLMEDGAINRHARRAFNIYKERREKMDQLLHQYLDKQVVFQKPEGGLAFWVRFVKPTDTGQLAARLLKKGVSVMPTELFCFDGQPLNALRLGYASLTPAELEEGVRTLAAVIK, encoded by the coding sequence ATGCTCAGGCCTTGGAAAACGATACTTACCCTTGATTTCGACGATCCGCATTTGTCTGTATACCGCCAGATTGCGGACGGTATTGTAACAGAGATCAAAAAAGGACGGCTGAAACCGGGGACGCCGCTGCCCGGCACACGCATTCTGGCGGCCGATCTGGGGGTTAACAGGAAGACAGTGGTGCTGGCGTATGAAGAACTAACAGCAGAAGGCTGGCTGGAGACAGCTGATAAAAGCGGCACTTTCGTTTCAGCGGAGCTGCCCGACAGGAAAGGGCAGGGGACAAAAAAAGGGGCCAGCTTCACTTTTAATCGTCACGAGCGACTGGCGCCGGTGCCGCAGGAAGTAGCGGCCAACCTGATCGTCTTCAATGACGGCTGGCCCGACGTGCGCCTGGCACCGCTCGATGAACTGGCCAAAGCCTACAAGCGCATCTTCCAGCAGAAAGCACGCTGGCGCATGCTGGGCTATGGCCATGAACAAGGCGATGAGCGGCTGCGTGCCGCCGTAGCGGCCATGCTGTCTTTTAAAAGGGGCATGAACACCGACCCGCAGCAGATCTGTATCACCCGCGGCAGCCAGATGGCGTTGTATCTTATTGCACAAACACTCCTGCAACCGGGAGACGTGGTGGCCATAGAGTCACCGGGCTACCTGCCCGCCAGGCAGACCTTCGTGAACGCAGGCGCCCATATGGTCCACATCCCGGTAGATGAAAAAGGGCTGGTGACGGACATACTGGAGCAGGTATGCCGTACCACCACGCTGAAAGCGGTATATGTAACACCACACCACCAATTTCCTACGGCGGTGAGCATGAAAGTGGAACGACGGCTTAAACTGCTGGAACTGTCCAACCGGTATGGCTTTGCCATTATTGAAGATGACTATGACCATGAATTTCATTTCAGTGCTAAAAGCCTGCTGCCATTGGCCAGCCATGAAGGCGCCGGCAATGTGATCTATATCAGTTCGCTGAGTAAACTGGTGGCCCCTGCGGTGCGCATTGGCTATGTGACCGGCCCGCCTGCTTTTGTGGCGGCGCTGGCGCAACTGAGAAGACTGATAGACCGCCAGGGTGATCCCATCATGGAACTGGCGGTAGCCGGACTGATGGAAGACGGCGCCATTAACCGTCATGCCCGGAGGGCGTTTAATATCTACAAAGAAAGAAGAGAGAAAATGGACCAGCTGTTACATCAGTACCTTGATAAACAGGTAGTGTTTCAAAAACCGGAGGGCGGGCTGGCGTTCTGGGTGAGGTTTGTTAAACCGACAGATACCGGGCAACTGGCAGCACGCCTGTTGAAGAAAGGCGTTTCCGTGATGCCTACGGAGTTGTTCTGTTTTGACGGACAACCCCTGAACGCGCTTCGGTTGGGGTATGCTTCGCTGACGCCTGCAGAGCTGGAAGAGGGAGTTCGTACGCTCGCTGCCGTTATAAAATAG
- a CDS encoding tetratricopeptide repeat protein has translation MRNFIGAMGLLCLSGVVRAQGIDRNRVMEYLQDQQYEEAVAYLQPRVNTQEPKEMALLGYTYYQGGKLTDAADTYEKVLALDSTLIPALQYLASIRSQQERYPDAVTLYQRIVQLRPASAAAWKQLSFTAFIAQQPDSGFIWLQQAYQLNPLDARVVSRTAEEWMDRKVYPRADSITRAFLAKDSTMPAVLMTAAKTTYMVKDYKRTINIGEQLQRLNAVGPNTFIYVMAANYNLKKYQACIDIYGYLLDRNAASENITYYAALANTALRQYKESNDLLLRCIDMAKSSSLEGYYNSMATNYESLRQFKPALASLDTSWYLSHNPLRQYSMGRIYETGLHNDNTAMKYYKRFMQLYKPDSPEDEAVIYQYLKSRIKNQGYNK, from the coding sequence ATGCGAAACTTTATCGGAGCCATGGGATTGTTATGTTTATCGGGTGTCGTCCGGGCACAGGGCATAGACAGGAACAGGGTCATGGAATACCTGCAGGACCAGCAATATGAGGAAGCCGTCGCGTATCTGCAACCCAGGGTAAACACACAGGAGCCGAAGGAAATGGCGCTGTTGGGCTATACCTATTATCAGGGAGGGAAACTGACTGACGCCGCAGACACCTATGAAAAGGTGCTGGCGCTGGACAGCACGCTGATACCGGCTTTGCAGTACCTGGCCTCCATCCGTTCGCAGCAGGAACGTTACCCGGACGCAGTAACGCTTTACCAGCGCATCGTGCAGCTGAGGCCCGCCAGCGCCGCAGCCTGGAAACAGCTCAGTTTCACCGCTTTCATCGCGCAACAGCCGGACTCCGGATTTATATGGCTGCAACAGGCCTACCAGCTCAATCCGCTGGATGCCCGTGTAGTGTCCCGTACCGCAGAAGAATGGATGGACCGGAAAGTCTATCCCCGCGCGGACTCCATCACCCGCGCATTCCTGGCAAAAGACTCCACGATGCCTGCCGTGCTGATGACAGCCGCGAAAACAACCTATATGGTAAAAGATTACAAACGTACCATCAATATCGGGGAACAACTGCAACGGCTAAACGCAGTAGGGCCCAATACCTTCATCTACGTAATGGCCGCCAACTACAACCTGAAGAAATACCAGGCCTGTATTGATATCTATGGGTATCTGCTGGACCGCAACGCAGCCTCGGAAAACATCACCTACTACGCAGCACTGGCCAATACCGCGTTGCGGCAGTACAAGGAAAGCAATGACCTGCTGTTGCGTTGTATAGACATGGCCAAATCATCCAGCCTGGAAGGTTACTATAACAGCATGGCCACCAACTACGAAAGCCTGCGGCAATTCAAACCTGCACTGGCCAGCCTGGACACATCCTGGTACCTGTCACACAACCCGCTACGGCAATACAGCATGGGCCGCATATACGAAACCGGGCTGCATAACGACAATACAGCGATGAAATACTACAAACGCTTTATGCAGTTATACAAGCCCGATTCACCCGAGGACGAGGCCGTAATATATCAGTACCTGAAATCCAGGATCAAAAATCAGGGATACAACAAATAA
- a CDS encoding GNAT family N-acetyltransferase: protein MVTISPLSGLTAMDILQLGHNGYTSTQAWMPVQQPDLQETVFAFRLETLASPKQKTWHTSDEELAELNETIEQGHSFGAYEQGRLRGFIIGEKRDWNNTLYIAQLTVAAAERRKGIGEQLMAALITHAKQLKVRLLELETQNTNVPAVSFYKKQGFRVSGVHLKLYDPVWCPGEVAFYMTYDF from the coding sequence ATGGTAACAATTTCTCCGCTCAGTGGGCTAACGGCCATGGACATACTACAGCTGGGCCATAACGGCTACACCTCTACGCAGGCCTGGATGCCGGTGCAACAGCCGGACCTGCAGGAGACGGTCTTTGCCTTCCGCCTGGAAACGCTGGCATCGCCCAAACAAAAGACCTGGCATACCAGTGACGAAGAGCTGGCAGAGTTGAATGAAACCATAGAGCAGGGGCATTCTTTTGGCGCCTACGAGCAGGGCCGGTTAAGAGGGTTTATCATCGGGGAGAAGCGGGACTGGAACAACACGTTATATATTGCACAACTGACAGTGGCAGCTGCTGAGAGACGGAAAGGCATCGGAGAGCAACTGATGGCAGCGCTGATAACGCATGCAAAACAATTGAAGGTGCGTTTGCTGGAGCTGGAAACGCAGAACACCAACGTGCCTGCGGTAAGTTTTTATAAGAAACAGGGTTTCCGCGTCTCGGGTGTTCACCTGAAACTGTATGACCCGGTATGGTGCCCGGGAGAAGTGGCTTTTTATATGACATATGACTTCTAA
- a CDS encoding FecR family protein: MSQEKGHSRYEELAEKWLKGTITPEEAEEYAAWYNAGQDAPVDIPASFAANEAEHEERIWRKITARTGFRDHTATAAPLRRRRWWAAAAVTAAIVTAGYCWHHWQIKAPRPQRLATVRPDALPGSDKAVLTLGNGRQIILDSAGNGALAQQGGVHIVKKADGSILYVDDHSGTVTDTLYNTMTVPKGGQYKLTLPDGSRVWLNAASSLKYPVAFSHQERTVELDGEGYFEVSATAASPFRVKVRNTQIAVLGTSFNVMAYPDETGIQTTLLTGAVKVKQGNNEKIISPGQQAVVNNENGHISVGETETALATAWKDGQFRFAGNNIPMVLRQISRWYNIDIVYQGSIPQGHITGKVPRNMKLSGVIRILELSGVRCRQETGRLLIFPSS, translated from the coding sequence ATGAGCCAGGAAAAAGGACACAGCCGGTATGAAGAACTGGCGGAAAAATGGCTGAAAGGCACCATCACACCGGAAGAAGCGGAGGAATATGCGGCATGGTACAACGCCGGCCAGGATGCACCGGTGGATATACCGGCATCTTTCGCCGCTAACGAGGCTGAACACGAAGAAAGAATATGGCGTAAAATAACTGCCCGGACAGGCTTCCGGGACCATACGGCAACGGCTGCACCTTTGCGCCGGCGCCGCTGGTGGGCGGCCGCCGCGGTAACAGCCGCCATTGTTACCGCCGGCTACTGCTGGCATCATTGGCAAATAAAAGCGCCACGGCCGCAACGACTGGCTACCGTCAGGCCCGACGCCCTGCCAGGGTCGGACAAGGCGGTGCTTACGCTGGGCAACGGCCGGCAAATTATCCTCGACAGCGCCGGCAACGGGGCCCTGGCGCAACAAGGCGGCGTACACATCGTAAAAAAAGCCGACGGCTCTATCCTCTATGTGGATGATCATTCCGGCACGGTAACGGATACACTGTATAACACCATGACCGTCCCCAAAGGCGGCCAATATAAACTCACCCTCCCGGATGGCTCACGGGTATGGTTAAACGCTGCCAGCTCCCTGAAATACCCTGTGGCCTTCAGCCATCAGGAACGTACCGTGGAACTGGACGGCGAGGGTTATTTCGAAGTGTCAGCCACCGCAGCCAGCCCCTTCCGCGTGAAAGTACGCAATACACAAATCGCCGTGCTGGGCACCAGCTTCAACGTAATGGCCTATCCCGATGAAACCGGCATTCAGACGACCCTGCTGACCGGCGCCGTAAAAGTAAAACAAGGAAACAATGAAAAAATAATCTCTCCCGGACAACAGGCCGTCGTGAACAATGAAAACGGCCACATCTCCGTCGGGGAAACAGAAACAGCCCTCGCCACCGCCTGGAAAGACGGCCAGTTCCGCTTTGCCGGCAACAACATACCCATGGTGCTACGCCAGATCAGCCGCTGGTACAACATCGATATCGTTTACCAGGGCAGCATCCCGCAAGGCCATATAACGGGCAAGGTACCACGAAACATGAAACTGTCCGGCGTTATCCGCATACTGGAGCTCAGCGGCGTACGTTGCAGACAGGAAACAGGCAGGCTCCTCATATTTCCCTCATCCTGA
- a CDS encoding VOC family protein produces MKMNAGVITSRIKESKDFYTGVLGFGVTFENDFYLLLHTPGHEAEISFLLPGHASQQPLFQPAFQGKGMYLTIEVEDVKSSYAAIQAKGVPIEIDLRQEPWGDHHFAIIDPNGIGIDIVQYAAPDATADN; encoded by the coding sequence ATGAAAATGAATGCCGGTGTGATCACCAGTAGAATAAAGGAAAGCAAAGACTTCTATACCGGAGTGCTCGGTTTCGGGGTAACATTTGAAAATGATTTTTATCTGCTGTTGCATACCCCGGGCCATGAAGCCGAAATCAGCTTCCTGCTGCCAGGGCATGCAAGCCAGCAACCGCTTTTCCAGCCTGCCTTTCAGGGCAAGGGCATGTACCTGACAATAGAAGTGGAAGATGTAAAAAGCAGCTATGCGGCCATACAGGCCAAGGGTGTTCCTATTGAGATAGACCTGCGGCAGGAACCCTGGGGAGATCATCATTTTGCTATTATCGATCCTAATGGCATAGGTATCGATATTGTACAGTACGCAGCACCGGACGCCACAGCGGACAACTGA